A single region of the Actinoplanes sp. SE50/110 genome encodes:
- a CDS encoding GMC family oxidoreductase: protein MTEIDTSLAADYVVVGAGSAGCVVTERLSASGEHTVVVLEAGATDPRSIPELRIPMLFPRTFGSEVDWGFTTVPQAGLDGRVIPYPRGKGLGGSASINAQLWTIGHRADYDGWAEQGYPGWGYADVLPYFERAVAERLPLAGIRYPSPVTADFLSAAALAGHAPAGEQQEGTLLARANHVDGLRHSSAEGYLDRCAERDNVRVVTGGRVRRLIFDGTTATGVEVEIDGEIRQVRANREVLLAAGAVGTPHLLMLSGVGPAGHLAEHGIPVVVDAPAVGRNLADHLLVPLAFAGRGFESPGVSAGPEQMRAYLRDRTGPLNSIVSEALTFLRTDPDLPGPDIEVVFLVLPYGEHKTSAEHGFALGVILLRPESTGSITLRSADPSDAPLIDPGYLSDRADLDTVVAGVRAAQRILEQPVLSRWRGEPLTDGALSTDRAQIERYVRATGLSIFHPVSTCRMGPGDDSPVDLSFRVRGVRGLRVVDAAAMPSIVRAHTQAPVTMLAERASEVIISGR, encoded by the coding sequence GTGACCGAGATTGATACTTCGCTGGCCGCGGATTACGTCGTGGTGGGCGCCGGGTCCGCCGGATGCGTGGTCACCGAGCGGCTCAGTGCGTCCGGCGAGCACACCGTGGTGGTCCTCGAGGCGGGCGCCACCGATCCGCGTTCGATCCCGGAGCTGCGCATCCCGATGCTGTTCCCGCGGACCTTCGGCAGTGAGGTGGACTGGGGTTTCACCACCGTGCCGCAGGCCGGGCTGGACGGCCGGGTGATCCCGTACCCGCGCGGCAAGGGGCTCGGCGGATCGGCCTCGATCAACGCGCAGCTGTGGACGATCGGGCACCGCGCCGACTACGACGGCTGGGCCGAGCAGGGCTACCCGGGCTGGGGCTACGCCGACGTGCTGCCGTACTTCGAGCGGGCGGTCGCCGAGCGGCTGCCGCTGGCCGGCATCCGGTACCCGAGCCCGGTGACCGCCGACTTTCTCAGCGCCGCCGCGCTGGCCGGGCACGCCCCGGCCGGCGAGCAGCAGGAGGGGACGCTGCTGGCCCGGGCGAACCATGTCGACGGGCTGCGGCACAGCTCCGCCGAGGGCTATCTGGACCGGTGCGCCGAGCGGGACAACGTGCGCGTGGTGACCGGTGGTCGGGTGCGCCGGCTGATCTTCGACGGGACCACCGCGACCGGCGTCGAGGTGGAGATCGACGGCGAGATCCGGCAGGTCCGGGCGAACCGCGAGGTGCTGCTGGCGGCCGGCGCGGTCGGCACCCCGCACCTGCTGATGCTCTCCGGGGTCGGCCCGGCGGGGCACCTGGCCGAGCACGGCATCCCGGTGGTGGTCGACGCGCCCGCGGTCGGCCGCAACCTGGCCGACCACCTGCTCGTCCCGCTCGCGTTCGCGGGCCGCGGCTTCGAGTCGCCCGGGGTGTCGGCCGGCCCCGAACAGATGCGCGCCTACCTGCGGGACCGGACCGGCCCGCTGAACTCGATCGTCTCCGAGGCGCTGACCTTCCTGCGCACCGATCCGGACCTGCCCGGGCCGGACATCGAGGTGGTCTTCCTGGTGCTGCCGTACGGGGAGCACAAGACGAGCGCCGAGCACGGCTTCGCGCTCGGGGTCATCCTGCTGCGGCCGGAGAGCACCGGGTCGATCACGCTGCGCTCGGCCGACCCGTCCGACGCCCCGCTGATCGACCCGGGCTACCTGAGTGACCGCGCCGACCTGGACACCGTGGTGGCCGGGGTCCGCGCCGCGCAGCGGATCCTGGAGCAGCCGGTGCTGAGCCGCTGGCGGGGTGAGCCGCTCACCGACGGCGCGCTCTCCACCGACCGGGCGCAGATCGAGCGGTACGTCCGGGCCACCGGCCTGAGCATCTTCCATCCGGTCAGCACATGCCGGATGGGGCCGGGCGACGACTCGCCGGTCGATCTGTCGTTCCGCGTTCGAGGCGTGCGGGGGCTGCGCGTGGTGGACGCCGCGGCGATGCCCAGCATCGTCCGGGCGCACACCCAGGCGCCGGTCACCATGCTCGCGGAACGCGCGAGTGAGGTCATCATCAGCGGCCGTTGA
- a CDS encoding dienelactone hydrolase: MRIHAAGTLLDGDLTVPPDAAGMVLFTQNGPRDRAVAAALHEVSLATLLIEPLTAPERGDDTRRFDVDLVADRVIGTLRWLRAQPVTTYLPIGLFGAGVNAAAALVAAAARPGDVQTVVTRGGRVDLAGGALAQLMAPALFIVGERDQRLRLLNEESRQAARSHADMCVIPGADRFFSGTQALRQVTVQAADWFRIHLAAPVPQRPPEIDTALPVEHSSLIDMFPAPSTTQERCPDDA, from the coding sequence ATGCGGATTCATGCGGCCGGGACGCTGCTCGACGGGGACCTCACCGTTCCGCCGGACGCCGCGGGCATGGTGCTGTTCACCCAGAACGGCCCGCGGGACCGGGCGGTCGCCGCGGCGCTGCACGAGGTGAGCCTGGCGACCCTGCTGATCGAGCCGCTGACCGCGCCGGAGCGGGGGGACGACACCCGCCGCTTCGACGTCGACCTGGTCGCCGACCGGGTGATCGGCACCCTCCGCTGGCTCCGCGCCCAGCCCGTCACGACGTACCTCCCGATCGGTCTTTTCGGAGCGGGCGTCAACGCCGCCGCCGCGCTGGTCGCCGCCGCCGCCCGGCCCGGCGACGTGCAGACCGTGGTCACCCGCGGCGGCCGGGTCGACCTGGCCGGCGGGGCACTGGCCCAGCTGATGGCGCCCGCCCTGTTCATCGTCGGCGAACGCGATCAGCGGCTGCGCCTGCTCAACGAGGAATCCCGTCAGGCCGCCCGCTCGCACGCCGACATGTGCGTGATCCCGGGCGCCGACCGGTTCTTCAGCGGCACGCAAGCCCTACGGCAGGTCACCGTGCAGGCCGCGGACTGGTTCCGGATCCACCTGGCGGCCCCGGTGCCGCAGCGGCCGCCGGAGATCGACACGGCGCTGCCGGTCGAGCACTCGAGCCTGATCGACATGTTCCCGGCGCCGTCCACCACCCAGGAACGCTGCCCCGACGACGCGTGA
- a CDS encoding polysaccharide deacetylase family protein has product MSDEPTVATPGGDRSDQPEEATVALPGAAAEASLTKADKSEISDGADEATVAFSGSTPVDDEKTAVLSEPAEAGKAAPVGKAAAAGAAAAAGKATETAKVTAPVKAVGTAGSADEATTVLSPTGTDDEAITVIPASSRADTAEEATTVMPAGAAAQPPEENTVALPAADRIIALPATRPTPAPAADRTIALPPPRPTPTPAADRTIALPPTPAPAADRTVALPTAAAPAADHTIALPPSGPASAPAAAPARTPLLTRRRLIVGLTGAAGAALAATAIHAATGDSTPEAGKPIPAQSSARTRPREPESAPVKPTPLPVQRKPISTLAEYAKASGAAPFPSDAIALTIDDGPHPVWTPKILKLLDQYQVPAMFCMIGNQVLGHEEVAKMVTTAGHQLANHTWSHPTKLGEKPSRVARKEIEQAQLKINRTTGYTPKLFRSPGGDWSPQLLHDVAMAGLLPLDWSVDPRDWTMPGVPTIEKKLLAAHPGQILLCHDGGGDRSQTFQSLSVVIPALKARGLKFVAL; this is encoded by the coding sequence ATGTCCGACGAGCCCACGGTGGCGACACCCGGCGGCGATCGATCCGACCAGCCTGAGGAGGCGACCGTCGCGTTGCCGGGGGCGGCGGCCGAGGCCTCGTTGACGAAAGCCGATAAATCCGAAATTTCGGACGGGGCGGATGAGGCGACCGTCGCGTTTTCCGGCAGCACGCCGGTGGACGACGAGAAGACCGCGGTCCTGAGCGAGCCCGCCGAGGCCGGCAAGGCCGCCCCGGTCGGCAAGGCCGCCGCAGCAGGTGCGGCCGCCGCGGCGGGCAAGGCGACGGAAACCGCGAAGGTCACCGCCCCTGTCAAGGCCGTGGGAACCGCCGGGTCCGCGGACGAGGCCACCACGGTCCTTTCCCCCACGGGCACCGATGACGAGGCGATAACGGTCATCCCGGCGTCGAGCAGGGCGGACACCGCGGAGGAGGCCACGACGGTGATGCCGGCGGGCGCCGCCGCGCAGCCGCCGGAGGAGAACACGGTCGCCCTCCCGGCCGCGGACCGGATCATCGCGCTCCCCGCGACCCGGCCGACCCCCGCCCCGGCCGCCGACCGCACCATCGCGCTCCCCCCGCCCCGGCCGACCCCGACCCCGGCCGCCGACCGCACCATCGCGCTCCCCCCGACGCCGGCGCCCGCCGCCGACCGGACGGTCGCGCTCCCCACGGCCGCCGCTCCCGCCGCCGACCACACCATCGCGCTCCCCCCGAGCGGCCCCGCGTCGGCGCCTGCCGCCGCACCGGCGAGAACTCCGCTGCTGACCCGACGCCGGCTGATTGTCGGCCTCACCGGCGCCGCCGGCGCCGCCCTCGCCGCCACCGCCATCCACGCCGCCACCGGCGACTCCACCCCGGAGGCCGGCAAGCCCATCCCGGCCCAGTCCTCCGCCCGCACCCGGCCCCGGGAGCCGGAGAGCGCCCCGGTCAAACCGACCCCGCTCCCGGTCCAGCGCAAGCCGATCTCCACCCTCGCCGAGTACGCGAAGGCCTCCGGCGCGGCCCCGTTCCCCAGCGACGCGATCGCGCTGACCATCGACGACGGCCCGCACCCGGTCTGGACCCCGAAGATCCTGAAGCTGCTGGACCAGTACCAGGTCCCGGCGATGTTCTGCATGATCGGCAACCAGGTGCTCGGCCACGAGGAGGTGGCGAAGATGGTCACCACGGCCGGCCACCAGCTCGCCAACCACACCTGGAGCCACCCCACCAAGCTGGGCGAGAAGCCGAGCCGGGTGGCCCGCAAAGAGATCGAGCAGGCCCAACTCAAGATCAACCGGACCACCGGGTACACCCCGAAGCTGTTCCGGTCGCCGGGCGGCGACTGGTCCCCGCAGCTGCTGCACGACGTGGCGATGGCCGGCCTGCTACCGCTGGACTGGAGCGTCGACCCGCGGGACTGGACGATGCCGGGGGTCCCGACCATCGAGAAGAAGCTGCTGGCCGCCCACCCGGGTCAGATTCTGCTCTGCCACGACGGTGGAGGCGACCGCTCGCAGACCTTCCAGTCGCTGAGCGTGGTGATCCCGGCGCTCAAGGCCCGTGGCCTGAAGTTCGTCGCCCTCTGA
- a CDS encoding Cinnamyl alcohol dehydrogenase 2 — MVAPAGVLSPASVSIPLADAAALPIVGLTAWQALFDHAELTAGQRVLINGAGGAVGGYAVQLAKNAHAHVIAAGPVRGADETIDHTATEVPSAVREPVDVVLNLAPVDPARLAGLLTVMRD; from the coding sequence GTGGTGGCCCCGGCCGGCGTCCTCTCGCCGGCGTCGGTAAGCATCCCGCTGGCCGATGCCGCGGCCCTGCCGATCGTCGGCCTGACCGCCTGGCAGGCGCTGTTCGACCACGCAGAGCTCACCGCCGGCCAGCGGGTGCTGATCAACGGCGCGGGCGGCGCGGTGGGCGGTTACGCGGTGCAGCTGGCCAAGAACGCCCATGCGCACGTGATCGCCGCCGGCCCGGTGCGCGGCGCGGACGAGACCATCGATCACACCGCCACCGAGGTCCCGTCGGCGGTGCGCGAACCGGTCGACGTGGTGCTGAACCTGGCGCCGGTCGACCCCGCCCGGCTGGCCGGCCTGCTCACCGTCATGCGCGACTGA
- a CDS encoding M1 family metallopeptidase, with the protein MMGRRLATGLLLGASLAVPATPALATTSALAADTTRTPATPAYTVDLTSNGTGGTWTGHESVTFSNASPTPLTEVYLRLWDNYHGSCPSTPITVSNVTGGTASALTVGCTAMKITLPAPLAQGASGSIGFDLSIVVTSGVDRFGHDGSYYFIGNALPVLAVRDAAGWHLDPYTDNGESFYALASDYTVKLDHPSSIVVPATGTSTDVAGGSGRTVTTAVGRQVREFAWAAGPFAKTSGTTAAGVKVNVYRVGSIGAGSATSMLNTATAALDAHAARFGAYPYGEADVVLDNGFWFGGMEYPGFVLDLVSTTALAHELAHQWFYGIVGDDEYTTPWLDEGFTDYATDLYFNKTGSGCGITWQSSAEKVTNSMAYWDAHSSRYSTVVYGYGKCTLHDLRRLIGSTAMTNLLRSYAAAHWYGISTVADFKAAAQAAAGSTDLTSFWAAHRVEG; encoded by the coding sequence ATGATGGGACGCAGATTGGCGACCGGGCTGCTGCTCGGCGCAAGCCTCGCCGTGCCGGCCACCCCGGCGCTGGCGACCACCTCGGCACTCGCGGCCGACACCACCCGGACGCCGGCCACCCCGGCGTACACGGTCGATCTGACCAGCAACGGCACCGGCGGCACCTGGACCGGGCACGAGAGTGTGACCTTCAGCAACGCATCGCCGACGCCGCTGACCGAGGTCTATCTGCGACTGTGGGACAACTACCACGGCAGCTGCCCGTCGACGCCGATCACGGTGAGCAACGTGACCGGCGGGACGGCGTCGGCGCTGACCGTCGGGTGCACCGCCATGAAGATCACGCTCCCGGCGCCGCTGGCCCAGGGGGCGAGCGGCAGCATCGGGTTCGACCTGTCGATCGTGGTGACCTCCGGGGTGGACCGGTTCGGGCACGACGGCAGCTACTACTTCATCGGCAACGCGCTGCCGGTGCTGGCGGTGCGCGACGCGGCCGGGTGGCATCTCGACCCGTACACCGACAACGGCGAATCGTTCTATGCCCTGGCCAGTGACTACACGGTGAAGCTCGACCACCCCAGCTCGATCGTGGTGCCGGCGACCGGGACGTCCACCGACGTCGCCGGCGGCAGCGGGCGGACGGTGACCACGGCGGTCGGCAGGCAGGTGCGCGAGTTCGCCTGGGCGGCCGGGCCGTTCGCGAAGACGTCCGGCACGACGGCGGCCGGGGTCAAGGTCAACGTCTACCGGGTGGGTTCGATCGGTGCGGGCAGCGCCACCTCGATGCTGAACACCGCGACCGCGGCGCTCGACGCGCACGCCGCGCGGTTCGGCGCGTACCCGTACGGGGAGGCCGACGTCGTCCTCGACAACGGGTTCTGGTTCGGCGGGATGGAGTATCCCGGCTTCGTGCTCGACCTGGTCAGCACCACGGCGCTCGCGCACGAGCTGGCGCACCAGTGGTTCTACGGCATCGTCGGCGACGACGAGTACACCACGCCGTGGCTCGACGAGGGCTTCACCGACTACGCCACCGACCTGTACTTCAACAAGACCGGGTCGGGCTGCGGCATCACCTGGCAGTCGTCGGCCGAGAAGGTGACGAACTCGATGGCGTACTGGGACGCGCACTCCAGCCGATACAGCACCGTGGTCTACGGGTACGGCAAGTGCACGCTGCACGACCTGCGCCGGCTGATCGGCAGCACGGCGATGACCAACCTGCTCAGGTCGTACGCCGCGGCGCACTGGTACGGGATCTCCACCGTGGCCGACTTCAAGGCGGCGGCCCAGGCCGCAGCCGGCTCCACCGATCTGACCTCGTTCTGGGCGGCACACCGCGTCGAGGGGTGA
- a CDS encoding PAS domain-containing sensor histidine kinase: MSGTDDGVRQGTRELPGRDQLMALIDHTSSVIYMRNADGRYMLVNREYERLFGLRREDIVGLTDHDLFPPATADAFRDNDLQALAGGVPVQMEERVPGDEGERIYLTVKFPLINGDGTPYAVAGISTDITERSRAEAALRDSEERFRLLAEHAQDIIFRYRLAPEPAMEYLSRAVEQITGFTAEDFYADPELIENRIEPEDRPVFERSWRMPRSGTTSFRLRRRDGEVVWIEQRAGAVTAPGGALVAVEGILRDVTERMAAERERAELERQLRQSERLDSLGQLAGGIAHDFNNILAVISGYADMMIDELGDEHPSKPDANGIKQAAARGAALTRQLLLFSRSEPSRSELLDLNAVASDMLRLLGRTLGEDIELGTELVADLPPVVMDRSKLEQVVMNAVLNARAAMPAGGRLTISTGREHGGAGDDQVCLAVTDTGCGMTPEVLARAFEPFFTTKGRGSGTGLGLATAYGVVTDAGGTITLESEPGRGTTLRVRLPAGTEDAAGVTPAAPAAEDAAGDGRRILVVEDEEMVRDIVCRLLVKAGYQVFAAPHPAEALRMCRDEALAFDVLLSDVIMPGMSGTQLAAELRRDRPGLPVLFMSGYTSGPAPGGQELPTDAPLIRKPFERQTLLDEVHRLVTERV; this comes from the coding sequence ATGAGCGGAACGGACGACGGGGTACGTCAGGGCACCCGCGAGCTGCCCGGTCGTGATCAGCTGATGGCGCTGATCGACCACACCTCGTCGGTGATCTACATGCGCAACGCCGACGGCCGCTACATGCTGGTCAACCGGGAGTACGAGCGGCTGTTCGGGCTGCGCCGCGAGGACATCGTGGGGCTCACCGACCACGACCTGTTCCCGCCGGCGACCGCCGACGCGTTCCGGGACAACGACCTGCAGGCGCTGGCCGGCGGCGTGCCGGTGCAGATGGAGGAGCGGGTGCCCGGGGACGAGGGCGAACGCATCTATCTGACGGTCAAGTTTCCGCTGATCAACGGGGACGGCACGCCGTACGCGGTGGCCGGGATCTCGACCGACATCACCGAGCGCAGTCGGGCCGAGGCCGCGCTGCGCGACAGCGAGGAGCGGTTCCGGCTGCTCGCCGAGCACGCCCAGGACATCATCTTCCGCTACCGGCTGGCCCCGGAGCCGGCGATGGAGTACCTGAGCCGGGCGGTCGAGCAGATCACCGGGTTCACCGCCGAGGACTTCTACGCCGACCCGGAGCTGATCGAGAACCGGATCGAGCCGGAGGACCGGCCGGTGTTCGAGCGGTCCTGGCGGATGCCCCGCTCCGGGACGACCAGTTTCCGGCTGCGGCGCCGCGACGGGGAGGTGGTCTGGATCGAGCAGCGGGCCGGAGCCGTCACCGCGCCGGGCGGTGCACTGGTGGCGGTCGAGGGGATCCTGCGCGACGTCACCGAGCGGATGGCCGCCGAACGGGAACGCGCCGAGCTGGAACGCCAGCTGCGCCAGTCGGAGCGGCTCGACTCGCTGGGCCAGCTGGCCGGGGGCATCGCCCACGACTTCAACAACATCCTCGCGGTGATCTCCGGCTACGCCGACATGATGATCGACGAGCTGGGTGACGAGCACCCCAGCAAGCCGGACGCGAACGGGATCAAGCAGGCCGCGGCCCGGGGCGCCGCGCTGACCCGCCAGCTGCTGCTGTTCAGTCGGTCCGAGCCGTCCCGCTCCGAGCTGCTCGACCTGAACGCGGTCGCCTCCGACATGCTGCGGCTGCTCGGCCGGACCCTGGGCGAGGACATCGAACTGGGCACCGAACTGGTCGCGGACCTGCCGCCGGTGGTGATGGACCGCAGCAAGCTGGAGCAGGTGGTGATGAACGCGGTGCTCAACGCGCGGGCCGCGATGCCGGCCGGCGGCCGGCTGACGATCAGCACCGGGCGTGAGCACGGCGGCGCCGGCGACGACCAGGTGTGCCTGGCGGTGACCGACACCGGCTGCGGGATGACACCCGAGGTGCTGGCCCGGGCCTTCGAGCCGTTCTTCACCACCAAGGGCCGGGGCAGCGGCACCGGGCTGGGGCTGGCCACGGCGTACGGGGTGGTCACCGACGCGGGCGGGACGATCACCCTGGAGTCGGAGCCGGGCCGCGGCACCACGCTGCGGGTCCGGCTGCCGGCCGGTACCGAGGACGCCGCCGGGGTGACCCCGGCCGCCCCGGCCGCGGAGGACGCGGCCGGTGACGGGCGGCGGATCCTGGTGGTCGAGGACGAGGAGATGGTCCGTGACATCGTCTGCCGGCTGCTGGTCAAGGCCGGCTACCAGGTCTTCGCGGCCCCGCATCCGGCCGAGGCGCTGCGCATGTGCCGGGACGAGGCGCTCGCCTTCGACGTCCTGCTCAGCGACGTGATCATGCCCGGCATGTCGGGCACCCAGCTCGCCGCCGAGCTGCGCCGGGACCGGCCCGGGCTGCCGGTGCTGTTCATGTCGGGCTACACCAGCGGACCGGCGCCCGGCGGCCAGGAACTGCCGACCGACGCGCCGCTGATCCGCAAGCCGTTCGAGCGGCAGACCCTGCTCGACGAGGTGCACCGGCTGGTCACCGAGCGGGTCTGA
- a CDS encoding acyl-CoA dehydrogenase family protein: MLWEPPETGEQSEWLSRVAALAPLIERHRAEADRERRTPQAVFEALRDAGIPRMWVSTEFGGGQVGLHTGSLVIQALARLDASVAWQMGVQGAIGRISDYLPEQTARELFKQSGGLVVGAVNPAGRAEETAGGYRISGRWGFASGSAFADWLVCAAPVHRDGQPVLRGSAPELRMLFVPVSAVRLLDNWHTLGLRGTGSNDFEADDVFVPAEYTVDQAAMLRPPAGRFSRAYPIGYYDFGPFTSASTAAGVARDAVATVTELVRGKVQTGGSGSLARSHVVQDRLARATMHVHTARTLLRDTAERVTESGESGGERLTATVRLTAATVAELAVQAVDIAYDLAGSTSLYETSRLERAFRDVHSAVKHITLAPQHFEMVGQYLVGGELRVRR; encoded by the coding sequence GTGCTGTGGGAACCCCCCGAGACCGGGGAACAATCGGAATGGCTGTCCCGGGTGGCGGCGCTGGCGCCGCTGATCGAACGGCACCGCGCCGAGGCCGACCGGGAGCGCCGCACCCCGCAGGCCGTCTTCGAGGCGTTGCGCGACGCCGGGATCCCGCGGATGTGGGTCTCCACCGAGTTCGGCGGCGGCCAGGTCGGCCTGCACACCGGATCGCTGGTGATCCAGGCGCTGGCCCGGCTGGACGCCTCGGTCGCCTGGCAGATGGGTGTGCAGGGGGCGATCGGCCGGATCTCCGACTACCTGCCCGAGCAGACCGCCCGGGAGCTGTTCAAGCAGAGCGGCGGTCTGGTGGTCGGCGCGGTGAACCCGGCGGGGCGGGCCGAGGAGACCGCCGGCGGGTACCGGATCAGCGGCCGGTGGGGCTTCGCGAGCGGCTCGGCGTTCGCCGACTGGCTGGTCTGTGCCGCGCCGGTGCACCGCGACGGACAGCCGGTGCTGCGCGGGTCCGCGCCCGAGCTGCGGATGCTGTTCGTGCCGGTGTCCGCGGTCCGGCTCCTGGACAACTGGCACACGCTGGGTCTGCGCGGCACCGGCAGCAACGACTTCGAGGCCGACGACGTCTTCGTGCCGGCCGAGTACACGGTGGACCAGGCGGCGATGCTGCGGCCGCCGGCCGGCCGGTTCTCCCGCGCCTACCCGATCGGCTACTACGACTTCGGCCCGTTCACTTCCGCCTCGACCGCCGCCGGGGTGGCCCGGGACGCCGTGGCGACGGTGACCGAGCTGGTCCGCGGCAAGGTGCAGACCGGCGGCTCGGGCAGCCTGGCCCGTAGCCACGTGGTCCAGGACCGCCTGGCCCGGGCCACCATGCACGTGCACACCGCGCGGACGCTGCTGCGGGACACCGCCGAGCGGGTCACCGAGTCCGGTGAGAGCGGCGGCGAACGCCTGACCGCCACCGTCCGGCTCACCGCGGCCACCGTCGCCGAACTGGCCGTGCAGGCCGTGGACATCGCGTACGACCTGGCCGGCTCCACCTCGCTCTATGAGACCAGCCGGCTGGAGCGGGCGTTCCGCGACGTGCACTCGGCGGTCAAGCACATCACCCTCGCTCCGCAGCACTTCGAGATGGTCGGCCAGTACCTGGTCGGCGGCGAACTGCGCGTCCGCCGCTGA
- a CDS encoding metallophosphoesterase, whose product MRMVLMADTHVPKRARDLPAALWAAVGAADVVVHAGDWVDAGLLDALEARSARLLACHGNNDGPALRARLPEVARAELAGLRLAVVHETGPATGREVRCAARFPDTDVLVFGHSHIPWDSTAPGGLRLLNPGSPTDRRRQPHCTYLTATVTAGRLTEVTLHRLPVRPS is encoded by the coding sequence ATGCGGATGGTCCTGATGGCCGACACCCACGTGCCGAAACGGGCGCGCGACCTGCCGGCCGCCCTGTGGGCGGCGGTCGGCGCGGCCGATGTCGTGGTGCACGCCGGCGACTGGGTCGACGCCGGCCTGCTCGACGCGCTGGAGGCGCGCTCGGCCCGACTGCTCGCCTGTCACGGCAACAACGACGGCCCGGCGCTGCGGGCCCGGCTGCCCGAGGTGGCCCGCGCCGAGCTGGCCGGCCTGCGGCTGGCCGTGGTGCACGAGACCGGACCGGCCACCGGCCGGGAGGTCCGCTGCGCGGCCCGGTTCCCGGACACCGACGTCCTGGTCTTCGGTCACTCGCACATCCCGTGGGACAGCACCGCGCCGGGCGGGCTGCGCCTGCTCAACCCGGGCTCCCCGACGGACCGCCGCCGCCAGCCGCACTGCACCTACCTGACCGCGACGGTCACCGCCGGCCGGCTCACCGAAGTGACCCTGCACCGCCTGCCGGTCAGACCGTCTTGA
- a CDS encoding transposase has protein sequence MRMVYGDDSVRSPQETRVSAFVDEMFGDLGRADQRRWARIYLRGMLTARGKKTVQEIARSVGAESFVARGLRQFINFSPWDWGGPRRRLAEMLWDAAPGQALTVAVSAIPKRGSQSVGVQRRFVVAAGRTVNCQLVVSLFLATGRQLVPVDWELVLGPEWGADRARRARARIPDSVEARPVWRHVLDVVRRSARFRAGLPLVADLSELDEVWPLVVALAGRRELVIAVSPGQRIPACRAGRPGDGTSPTVGELLQAAAAGRARHSVTVPDPDGTPRTVAVQSVALRGGRGADLWLLGEWSPESRRFTRYWLTNRADRPGTTLELGRYADRTAGTLAELRRDFGVLDYEGRSFPGWHHHMTMVSAAYTLQLIDVCSAVLQAAGAVFPGTI, from the coding sequence ATGCGAATGGTGTACGGGGACGACAGTGTGCGATCGCCGCAGGAGACCCGGGTCTCCGCATTCGTCGACGAGATGTTCGGTGATCTGGGCCGGGCCGATCAGCGCCGGTGGGCGCGAATCTATCTCCGGGGAATGCTCACCGCACGCGGCAAGAAAACCGTTCAGGAAATAGCCCGCTCGGTCGGCGCGGAATCTTTCGTCGCGCGCGGCCTGCGCCAGTTCATCAATTTCAGCCCGTGGGACTGGGGCGGTCCGCGGCGCCGGCTCGCCGAGATGCTCTGGGACGCCGCGCCCGGGCAGGCGCTCACCGTCGCGGTGTCGGCGATCCCGAAACGCGGCTCGCAGAGCGTCGGGGTGCAGCGCCGGTTCGTCGTGGCGGCCGGCCGCACGGTCAACTGCCAGCTGGTGGTGAGCCTGTTCCTGGCCACCGGGCGGCAGCTGGTGCCGGTGGACTGGGAGCTGGTGCTCGGCCCGGAGTGGGGCGCCGACCGGGCCCGGCGGGCCCGGGCCCGGATCCCGGACTCGGTCGAGGCGCGACCGGTGTGGCGGCACGTGCTCGACGTCGTGCGGCGATCGGCCCGGTTCCGCGCCGGGCTGCCGCTGGTGGCCGACCTGAGCGAGCTGGACGAGGTGTGGCCGCTGGTGGTGGCGCTGGCCGGACGCCGGGAGCTGGTCATCGCGGTGTCCCCGGGCCAGCGCATCCCGGCGTGCCGGGCGGGCCGGCCGGGGGACGGGACCTCGCCGACGGTAGGCGAGTTGCTGCAGGCCGCGGCGGCCGGTCGGGCCCGGCACAGCGTCACCGTGCCGGACCCGGACGGCACGCCGCGGACGGTGGCGGTGCAGTCGGTGGCGCTGCGTGGCGGCCGGGGCGCCGACCTGTGGCTGCTGGGCGAGTGGTCGCCGGAATCCCGCCGGTTCACCCGGTACTGGCTGACCAACCGGGCCGACCGGCCGGGCACCACGCTGGAGCTGGGCCGGTACGCCGACCGGACCGCCGGGACACTGGCCGAACTGCGCCGGGATTTCGGCGTGCTGGATTACGAGGGACGCTCGTTCCCCGGCTGGCATCACCACATGACGATGGTGTCCGCGGCGTACACCTTGCAATTGATTGATGTCTGCTCGGCCGTTCTGCAGGCCGCCGGGGCAGTTTTTCCCGGAACGATTTGA